In Frankiaceae bacterium, the DNA window CGAGGCCGGCCTGCTCGACGACGACGGCAGGCTCCCCGGCGCGGACCGGGTGCTGTTCGTCGACTCCGTCGCCGCGGTCGCGGGCGGCGCCGCGTCGGTGTCGTCCAACACGACGTACATCGAGTCGGCGGCCGGTGTCGGCGAGGGCGCGCGCACCGGCCTCGCCAGCGTCGTCACCGGCCTGCTCTTCCTCGTGGCGCTGTTCTTCACGCCGCTGGTGGCCGTGGTGCCGTACGAGGCCGCGTCGCCCGCGCTCGTCATCGTCGGCTTCCTCATGCTGACGCAGGTCCGGGTCATCCCGTGGGACGACTACACGATCGCGATCCCCGCGTTCCTCACCATCGTGCTCATGCCGTTCACGTACTCGATCACCAACGGCATCGGCGCCGGCTTCGTGTCGTACGTCGCCATCCGCGCCGCCCAGGGCCGCTGGCGCGACGTGGGCTGGCTCCTCTGGCTGATCAGCGCGCTGTTCGTCGTGTACTTCGCCATCGACCCGATCGAGCAGCTGCTGGGGGTGAAGTGATCAAGATCCGCGTCACGGTCACGGCGGAGGTCGTCGACGCCGACGCCCTGACCGACGCGGCGCTGACGGTCATCGACAACACCGCCGCGCAGAGCACGGACCCGGAGGAGAAGGCCGCGCTGGACGACCTGCGCGCCGCCGTACCCGAGGACCCGTCCGCCGCGATCGTCGCGCTCGTCGACCCCGAGGCCCCGCTGCTCGAGCTGCCCGGTGTGGAGTTCGTCGGGCTCGACGTCGAGGTCGGTCCGGAGCTCGACCAGGCCATCGAGCTTCCGTAACGCGAGCGCGCGGGGCGCGTTCTCTGCACTCGGTACGCCGGTCTCGAGCGTGATGATCTTCAAGGAACGTTCCGGCGCGAGCTTCCGTAAAACCACTATCGTTAGCAACGCTCATGAGTTATGCTAACGATCGTGCGAGCATCCCTTGACCCGGCGCTCGCCGCCCAGCTCCGCATGTCGGTCATGCGGCTCGGCCGGCGGCTCCGCCAGCAACGCCCCGACGACCTGCTGACGCCGTCGCAGATCGCCGCGCTGTCCACGCTCGACCGCGAGGGACCGTTCACGCTCGGCGAGCTGGCCGCGCGCGAGCACGTACAGCCCCCGTCCATGACGCGGATCACCGGCGCCCTCGAGGAGCTCGGCCTCGTCACGCGCGGGGCGCACCCGACGGACAAGCGCCAGGTGCTGTTCGCGGTGACGCCCGAGGGCGCGCGGCTGCTCACCGAGGACCGCAAGCGGCGCGACGCGTGGCTCTGCCAGCGGCTCAAGGACTTCACGCCCGAGGAGATCGCCGTCCTGCGCGAGGCGGCCCCGCTCCTGGAACGGCTCGCGCGCTCATGAGCACCCCACGACGCCACTCGCTCCGCTCGCGCCGCCGCGGGGACCCCGCATGACGCCGATGTTCCGCTCGCTGGCGATCCGCAACTACCGGCTCTTCGCCTCCGGGCAGCTCGTCAGCCTGACCGGCACCTGGATGCAGAACGTCGCCCAGGACTGGCTGGTCCTCGACCTCACCAACCGCAGCGGCACCGCGCTCGGCATCACGACCGCGCTGCAGTTCCTGCCGATGCTGCTCTTCGGTCTGTGGGGCGGGCTGATCGCCGACCGCAGCAACAAGCGCAAGGTCATGATCGTCACGCAGTCGGTCCAGGGCATCCTCGCGCTGAGCCTCGGCGTCCTCGTCGTCACGGACCTCGTGCAGGTCTGGATGGTGTTCGCGTTCGCCTTCGCGCTCGGCATGACGACGGTGTTCGACCTGCCCGCGCGGCAGGCGTTCGTCGTGGAGATGGTCGGACCCGACGACGTGACGAACGCCGTCGGCCTCAACTCCGCGACGTTCAACTCCGCCCGCATCGTCGGCCCCGCCATCGCCGGCCTCATGATCGCCCACGGCGGCACGGCGCCGGTCTTCTTCCTCAACGCCGCGTCGTACCTCGCCGTCATCTACGGCCTGACCCGCATCCGCGAGAGCGAGCTGTTCCCCGGCCGCCGCGTGGCCCGCGCGAAGGGCCAGCTGCGCGCGGGCCTGCGATACGTCGCCGGCCGCCGCGACCTGCTGCTGCCGATCGTGCTCATCGGCTTCATCGGGATGCTCGGCCTCAACTTCCAGATCACGCTGGCGCTGATGGCGCGCAACGAGTTCGGCAGGGGCGCCGAGACGTACGGCACCCTCTCCGCGCTCCTCGCGGCCGGATCGCTGGCCGGCGCGCTGCTCACCGCGCGCCGCGCCCGGCCGACGCAGCGGGTGCTGCTCGGCTCGGCCATCGCGTTCGGGCTGCTGGAGATGTCGCTGGGCTTCGCGCCGAACATCGTCGTCTTCTCGATCCTCCTGGTGCCCACCGGGCTCGCGGTCATCTCGTTCACCTCGACGGCGCTGTCCACGGTCCAGCTCGGGGCCGGCGAGGCCATGCGCGGGCGGGTGCTGGCGCTGTACGCGCTGGTGTTCGTCGGCGGCACGCCCATCGGCGCCCCGCTCATCGGCTGGCTCGGTGAGCACGTCGGACCGCGTTCGACGCTGGTCGTCGGCGGCCTCGGGTCGCTGGTCGTCAGCGTGCTCGCGGGGTACCTGCTGCTGCGCAGCACGGGCCGTACGCTGCGCCACCCGCGGGCTGCCCGGGCCACCCCACTGCCCGAGGTCGTGCGTTGACACGTAGGGTTGGGGCGTGACGACTGTGAGCCGCCGCGTCCTCGCGGGCCTGCTCGGCATCGTCGGCCTCCTCGCGATCGTGTACGTCGCTGACGTCGCGATGGCGAGTGGCCGGGTGCCGCGCGGGACCGAGGTCTCCGGCGTGGAGATCGGCGGGAAGACCCGCGCGGAGGCGCTGCGCCTCATCGCGGCGCGCGTGCCCGCGCCCAAGACCGTGACGGTGACGGTGCCCGGCGGGCCGAAGCCACTCGTCCTCGACGCGGCCGCCGTCGGCCTGCGCATCGACCCCGAGCGGACCGTCGACCTCGCGCGCAACGAGGCGCTGAACCCGTTCAGCCGCCTCGCCGGCATGTTCGCGACGCACACGGTCGAGCCGGCCTCGTCGGTCGACGACGCGAAGCTCCGCGCCGCGATCACGAAGTGGGCGCGCACCGTCGACCGCGGCCGCCGCGAGGGGTACGTGCGCTTCGACGGCACGACGCCGGTCGCCGTACCGCCGCGCGACGGGCTCGTGCTCGACGTCGACGCGACCGCCGCCGCGGTGGTGGACGCGTTCCCCGACGAGACCGAGGCCGAGGGCGTCGTCGAGGTCGACAAGCCGAAGACGACCGCCGAGTCGGTCGCCAAGGCCGTCTCCGACATCGCCTCCCCGGCCGTCGCCGCGCCGGTCTCGCTGACCACCGGCGGCAGGTCGGTCACGCTGACGCCCGCTCACGTCGTGACGTTCCTGAAGGTGACCGCCGACGCCGACGGCACCATCACGCCGAAGCTCGACGAGAAGAAGCTCGACGAGGTCATGACGCCCGTCCTGCGGCCGGTGGAGCAGCCCGCCAAGGACGCGCCCGTCAAGATCGACGAGAAGACCGGCAAGCTGACCGTCGGGAAGTCCGAGAAGGGCACGAAGGTCGACCGCGACGCGCTCGCCGCCGCGCTGCTGCCCGTGCTCGCGCAGCCGGCGCCGCGCAGCATCGCGCTGGAGGTCACCGAGAGCGAGCCGCGGCTGTCGACCGCCAAGGCGAAGACGCTCGGCATCAAGGAGAAGGTCGGCGAGTTCACGACCTACCACCCGTGCTGCCGCCCCCGCGTGAAGAACATCCACATCATGGCCGACATCGTCGAGGGCGCCGTCGTGCTGCCAGGGGAGACGTTCAGCCTCAACGGCCACGTCGGGCCCCGCGACCGCGCGCGCGGTTTCGTGGACGCGCCGATGATCCTCAACGGCAAGTTCGTCGACGCCGTCGGCGGCGGCGTCTCGCAGTTCGCGACGACGATGTTCAACGCGGTCTTCTTCGGCGGCTTCGAGGACGTGCAGCACAAGCCGCACAGCTACTACATCAGCCGCTACCCACCGGGCCGCGAGGCGACGGTCTCCTCACCGGAGCCGGACCTGCGCTGGCGCAACGACTCGAAGTACGGCGTGCTCATCACGACGTCGTACACCGAGAAGTCGATCACCGTGACGTTCTGGAGCACCAAGCGGTACGAGATCGAGTCGATCACCGGCCCGCGCTACCGGCACCGGTCGTTCGGCACGGAGTACGACTACAGCCCGACGTGCCAGAGCACGTCCGGCGTGCCCGGCTTCGACATCGACGTGTGGCGAGTCTTCAAGATCGGCGGCAAGGAGGTCAGGCGGGAGAAGTTCCACACCCGCTACCTCCCCGAGCCGCGCTTCGTCTGCCGCTAGCGCCTGTGCGCGCGTTCGTCGCGGTCGTCCCGCCCCCGTCGGCCCTGGCGCCGCTGGTGCGCGCGGTCGAGCCGCTGCGCGACCTACCCGCGTCGTGGGTGCCGGCGGAACGCCTGCACCTGACGCTGGTGTTCCTCGGCGAGGTGGCCGACCCGCTCCCGTACGGCGCCGCGCTGGCCGAGGCGGTCGCGGGCACGGAGCCGTTCGCGCTGCGGGTCGCGGGCGCGGGAGCGTTCCCCAGGCCCGCGCGGCCGCGGGTGCTCTGGGCCGGTGTCGAGGGCGAGGTCGAGGCGCTCGCCGGGCTGGCGCGGGTGGCGCGGCGCACCGCGCGCGCGGCGCGCATCGACGTCGAGCGGAAGCCGTACGTCCCCCACGTCACCGTCGCCCGCGTACGCCGCCGTGACGTCGACGGGACCGACGCGGTGGCCGCGCTGGCGGCGGTCGACGGCGCCCCTTGGCACGTGAGCGAGGTCGTGCTGATGCGGAGCGTCCTCGGCCCGCGGCCTGAGTACACGGTGCTGCGGCGCTGCGCGTTCTAGACGTAGTACCCGGCGAGCTCCACGACGACGTGTACCTCGCCGGTGGCGTTGGCGACGCGCAGCTTGCCGTTGGTGCCGAGCTTGACGGTGACCATGTTCGCCACCTTCTGCGCCGCGGGGAACGTCACCGCCGTCGCGAGGGGGCGCGGCGTCAGGTCCGGCCACATCTTGAGCAACGACGTCTTCGTGCCGAGGATCGCGATGAGGTTGACGACGACCGCGGTGGCACCCGAGGCCGGAGTGCCGCCGAGGCCCGCCACCCCGACCACGATCTCTTCGCTCGGGCCCACGGTGCCGGTCGGGCAGGACGTGCCGGTCGCACGGGTGTCGCACAGCTTGACCGGGGCGACAGCGACGAACCCCGCGCCGACGTCCCTCGGCTTGATCATGTCGCCGGTCTCGATGACGCGGCTCACGTCGGAGGAGTCCGTGTACGTGATGCGCATGGAGAGGTTCGGGCGCGGCATCCAGATCTCGACGTGCAGCGGCGCGCCGCTGTGGGCCGCCGGCGAAGCCTGCAGCGAGCCGTGCGCGCCGATCGTGATGGCCTGCGACGTCAGCAGCGTGCCGACCGCGTCGTAGCGGCGCAGCAGCATGCTCATGCTGACGTCCTCGATGCTCGTGAACAGCGTCGTGAACGACGTGGCGCTCTTCGGCGTGAAGATCGGCGAGGACAGGACGTACGGCCTCGTCGCGTCGCCGAGCGCCTCGGCCCTGCGGTCGGGTGCCCTGCCGGGGACCACGACCAGCGCGACGGCGGCCAGCGCGACGACGACGGTGCTGCGGGGGATGGTGAAGCGCTTCATGGCGCGCTCCCGTCAGTGGGGGACGGGCGCGACGCTAGACCCGCCGAGCGGCCCTGCCTACCTACCAGGCGTAGGCCTCGGGGGCGGGCCCGCCGGGGCCGGGGAAGATGCGGTCGAGCTCGGCCAGCGCCTTCTCGTCGAGGGTGATCTCGGCGGCGCGCAGCGAGCCGGTGAGCTGCTCGATGGTGCGCGGCCCGATGATCGGCGCGGTGACGGCGGGCTGGTGCAGCAGCCAGGCCAGGCCGACGTTCGCCGGGTCCTCGCCGAGCTGATCGCAGAACGCCTCGTACGCCTCGATCTTCGGCCGGTGCTCGGCCAGCAGCTCCTGGGTGCGCTCGCTCGCGCTGCGCCCCTCCTTGGCCTTGCGGAGGATGCCGCCGAGCAGGCCGCGCATGAGCGGGCTCCACGGGATGAGGCCGAGGCCGTACGCCTGGCAGGCCGGCGCGACCTCGAGCTCGACGGATCGCTCGACGAGGTTGTAGAGGCTCTGCTCGCTGACGAGGCCGAGGAAGTGGCGGGCCTTGGCGGCCTCGTTGGCCTGGGCGATGTGCCAGCCGGCGAAGTTCGAGGAGCCGACGTAGAGGACCTTGCCCTGCGCGACGAGCGTCTCCATCGCCTGCCAGATCTCGTCCCACGGCGTGTTCCGATCGACGTGGTGCATCTGGTACAGGTCGATGTAGTCGGTCTGCAGGCGCTGGAGCGACGCGTCGCAGGCGCGGCGGATGTTGAGCGCCGAGAGGAACGTCTCGTTCGGCCAGTCGCCCGTGGAGCCGTACAGCTTCGTCGCGATGACGGTCTTCTCGCGCCGGCCGCCGCCCTGCGCGAACCACCGGCCGATGATCTGCTCGGTCCAGCCCTCGCCCTTCTTCCAGCCGTAGACGTTGGCCGTGTCGAAGAAGTTCAGCCCGGCATCGTGCGCCGCGTCCATGATCGCGTGGCTGTCCTCCTCGCTCGTCTCGGGCCCGAAGTTCATCGTGCCGAGGCAGAGCCTGCTGACCTTGAGACCGGTGCGGCCGAGCTGCGTGTACTCCATGGCACTCACCCTACGTTCGTGACGAGGTAGTCGACGCACGCCGTCAGCGCGCGCACGTCGTCGGGGTCGATCGCGGGGAACATCGCGACGCGGAGCTGGTTGCGGCCGAGTTTGCGGTACGGCTCGGTGTCGACGATCCCGTGGGCGCGCAGCGCCTTCGCAAGGTGGGCGGCATCGACGGAGGAGTCGAAGTCGATGGTGCCGACGACGCGCGACCGGTGCTCCGGGTCCTTGACGAACGGCGTGGCGTACGCGCTCGCCTCGGCCCAGCCGTAGAGTGCTTGTGACGACTCGTCGCAGCGCCTGGCCGCGCCCTCCAGGCCGCCGAGGCCGAGGAGCCAGTCG includes these proteins:
- a CDS encoding MarR family transcriptional regulator, translated to MRASLDPALAAQLRMSVMRLGRRLRQQRPDDLLTPSQIAALSTLDREGPFTLGELAAREHVQPPSMTRITGALEELGLVTRGAHPTDKRQVLFAVTPEGARLLTEDRKRRDAWLCQRLKDFTPEEIAVLREAAPLLERLARS
- a CDS encoding MFS transporter, which codes for MTPMFRSLAIRNYRLFASGQLVSLTGTWMQNVAQDWLVLDLTNRSGTALGITTALQFLPMLLFGLWGGLIADRSNKRKVMIVTQSVQGILALSLGVLVVTDLVQVWMVFAFAFALGMTTVFDLPARQAFVVEMVGPDDVTNAVGLNSATFNSARIVGPAIAGLMIAHGGTAPVFFLNAASYLAVIYGLTRIRESELFPGRRVARAKGQLRAGLRYVAGRRDLLLPIVLIGFIGMLGLNFQITLALMARNEFGRGAETYGTLSALLAAGSLAGALLTARRARPTQRVLLGSAIAFGLLEMSLGFAPNIVVFSILLVPTGLAVISFTSTALSTVQLGAGEAMRGRVLALYALVFVGGTPIGAPLIGWLGEHVGPRSTLVVGGLGSLVVSVLAGYLLLRSTGRTLRHPRAARATPLPEVVR
- a CDS encoding VanW family protein, coding for MTTVSRRVLAGLLGIVGLLAIVYVADVAMASGRVPRGTEVSGVEIGGKTRAEALRLIAARVPAPKTVTVTVPGGPKPLVLDAAAVGLRIDPERTVDLARNEALNPFSRLAGMFATHTVEPASSVDDAKLRAAITKWARTVDRGRREGYVRFDGTTPVAVPPRDGLVLDVDATAAAVVDAFPDETEAEGVVEVDKPKTTAESVAKAVSDIASPAVAAPVSLTTGGRSVTLTPAHVVTFLKVTADADGTITPKLDEKKLDEVMTPVLRPVEQPAKDAPVKIDEKTGKLTVGKSEKGTKVDRDALAAALLPVLAQPAPRSIALEVTESEPRLSTAKAKTLGIKEKVGEFTTYHPCCRPRVKNIHIMADIVEGAVVLPGETFSLNGHVGPRDRARGFVDAPMILNGKFVDAVGGGVSQFATTMFNAVFFGGFEDVQHKPHSYYISRYPPGREATVSSPEPDLRWRNDSKYGVLITTSYTEKSITVTFWSTKRYEIESITGPRYRHRSFGTEYDYSPTCQSTSGVPGFDIDVWRVFKIGGKEVRREKFHTRYLPEPRFVCR
- the thpR gene encoding RNA 2',3'-cyclic phosphodiesterase, whose product is MRAFVAVVPPPSALAPLVRAVEPLRDLPASWVPAERLHLTLVFLGEVADPLPYGAALAEAVAGTEPFALRVAGAGAFPRPARPRVLWAGVEGEVEALAGLARVARRTARAARIDVERKPYVPHVTVARVRRRDVDGTDAVAALAAVDGAPWHVSEVVLMRSVLGPRPEYTVLRRCAF
- a CDS encoding aldo/keto reductase, whose translation is MEYTQLGRTGLKVSRLCLGTMNFGPETSEEDSHAIMDAAHDAGLNFFDTANVYGWKKGEGWTEQIIGRWFAQGGGRREKTVIATKLYGSTGDWPNETFLSALNIRRACDASLQRLQTDYIDLYQMHHVDRNTPWDEIWQAMETLVAQGKVLYVGSSNFAGWHIAQANEAAKARHFLGLVSEQSLYNLVERSVELEVAPACQAYGLGLIPWSPLMRGLLGGILRKAKEGRSASERTQELLAEHRPKIEAYEAFCDQLGEDPANVGLAWLLHQPAVTAPIIGPRTIEQLTGSLRAAEITLDEKALAELDRIFPGPGGPAPEAYAW